Within Hydra vulgaris chromosome 02, alternate assembly HydraT2T_AEP, the genomic segment tatatatatatatatatatatatatatatatatatatatatatatatctatatctatatatatatatatctatatatatatattagggtggcccTTATatgatgataaaaaattaaataagagcAATGTTATGTCTGACCATTTTAAATGGTTCCatttcatacaaaaaaattatgtgtaaagtttcataaaaaaatattaatatttagagGTGGCTCAACACCGTCAAAGTTTTCTCATATACGAATTTTTGATGTCTGTGACAGAATTCAGCACATTTTGCCATCAGTTTCATACAGAAAATTAATTCTAACTACTAAAAACAGTTCTTAATTACAGAGACAAACACAGAAACAATAGAATACACAAAGTTACACATCTTCACTTAGTTGAACTAGTTAATTGTGAAGTAAGGTGGATTTTTTCACATTCGGAAAGTTTGCCCGGTTCTGTTCGATAACCTGCAGAGCATATTGCAGCTGTTCTTTGCTCTTAAATCGGCCAGACTTTGTTGCATCTTGGATCAAGGCAACTCCTCGTTCTGCATGGTCGTTTGTTACTGCCTGGGATTTCACGATTGCCTCTGCAACCTTGAAGTCATCTCTCCTGTTCCATGATTCAGGATCTTCGGCCAGGAATCCATCTGGCATGCCCAGAATAGAAAACAGGTTTCTGCTTCTTTTTGAGACAAAATCAGGAAGCGTCTTTTGTTGTACTGTCGCCAAGTCCACCACGACACGTTTCAAAGGTACTTCTTCTCCTTCCTGTTCTAATGATCTTTTAACAATTTCGCGCTTCGTAGTGAAATCCACTTCTGGATCGAAGAGGCTGAAAAGGATCAAATCTTCTGACAGGTACCAAAGATGGCCCGCAAGCTTGCGTGATGTTGCGGCACCAATATCTTGATCAGGGTAAGCCTGGAGTTGTTGAATAAGTTGTAGATCATTCCTAGCGGCTTTGTAAGCCAGAGGCGCCAAAAACCAGAACGTGATATAAACCTTTGCAAGAAATATGTTCACACGTAGGAGGCCACGAGACTCTCGCAAGGTCAGCTTAAACTGTGATCGAAACAGCCAAACCTTTATACTGTAAATGGCTTTCGCCATCCATCGAGCTTGATGCATTGACCCAGGCGCTCGAAAATTCTTCCAATCTGTAGGCTTTCTTCCTAAAAAGATGAGCATCAGTTTGAGCAGCTCGCGATAGTCATCTCGTGGCTGATGATCTTGCAGCTGCTGTTCACAGAAAACAATGATTACATGTTTGACTTCGGAGAGTTCAGCTGAGGCAACATCATCCGAAAAGGCATCTTCATAACTTTCCTGGTCAAAGGATGACCACTGTGCTTGAAATCGTTTGAAAACGAGTATTTCCGGAGCTTTACTGGGTCCCATACAGACACAAAAAGCAGCAGCCAATACCAGTTCCATGATGTGATGTCGACAACCAAAGTGCAGTAGAGGCCGCCCTAGTAGCTGTTCGAGAAGAACGCAAGCGCCAGACAGCCGACCGGTGTTGGAAGAGGTTGTATCGAAACACATACCATGGACAAAGTTTTCCAGCTCCCATTTTCGGATAGCATCATAGACTGCTTTGGCCTCGTCTTGTCCAGTGcctaaaaagtaatttatagtagtctttattaaagtttgtcTGACATGATTTCACATTCAcatttcataataataaatgatttcgaaatttataaaaacatttaactaaaataaaagtaggCATATATATTATACCATTATATATTATACCATTATGTATTACCTGCAGGAATCTTTGGAATATCCAAAAGCTTTGTCTTCCCCATTGTTGTGACAAGAATGGGCAA encodes:
- the LOC136076907 gene encoding uncharacterized protein LOC136076907; the encoded protein is MALRSQIYLVSPAERIEGSKLPSGKQVLGHFLHLHNVLKEDIRKAATHAIEKVEDFWFRAKIPTRHHQDSIKKLEQLFFEWKSLKKNKSRKTETQQTNETAFSAAIEELFDIAHADAMELIENQEDKVFLESQRKKGRPGCMGGIDKVLLQQQKKQNERKQILQKRVHRSQLDKNTLLDKAVLESSSADSEESQSEPEDEDPVLSTSTVTPSSSSRKRGRQSVVSPQLASMLDRNKMSDRAAMMVIVEASRALGQDAESLALNRSTIQRLRRKHRQQIASGIIQHFKPNTALTVHWDGKLMQDLTGTEKVDRLPILVTTMGKTKLLDIPKIPAGTGQDEAKAVYDAIRKWELENFVHGMCFDTTSSNTGRLSGACVLLEQLLGRPLLHFGCRHHIMELVLAAAFCVCMGPSKAPEILVFKRFQAQWSSFDQESYEDAFSDDVASAELSEVKHVIIVFCEQQLQDHQPRDDYRELLKLMLIFLGRKPTDWKNFRAPGSMHQARWMAKAIYSIKVWLFRSQFKLTLRESRGLLRVNIFLAKVYITFWFLAPLAYKAARNDLQLIQQLQAYPDQDIGAATSRKLAGHLWYLSEDLILFSLFDPEVDFTTKREIVKRSLEQEGEEVPLKRVVVDLATVQQKTLPDFVSKRSRNLFSILGMPDGFLAEDPESWNRRDDFKVAEAIVKSQAVTNDHAERGVALIQDATKSGRFKSKEQLQYALQVIEQNRANFPNVKKSTLLHN